The following are from one region of the Alphaproteobacteria bacterium genome:
- a CDS encoding YeeE/YedE family protein, with amino-acid sequence MANFTPVEALIGGGLIGVAAVAMMLFLGRIAGISGIAGGLLSAPASDAGWRVAFLLGLIAAPFLVGLVGGTMPAVETPHSTALMIAGGLLVGLGSRMGSGCTSGHGVCGMARMSRRSLAATVTFMATGIVTVFVVRHLFGA; translated from the coding sequence ATGGCCAACTTCACGCCGGTCGAGGCGCTCATCGGCGGCGGCCTGATCGGGGTCGCCGCGGTGGCGATGATGCTGTTCCTCGGCCGCATCGCCGGGATCAGCGGCATCGCCGGCGGCCTGCTTTCCGCGCCGGCCAGCGATGCCGGCTGGCGGGTCGCCTTCCTGCTCGGCCTGATCGCCGCACCGTTCCTGGTCGGACTGGTCGGCGGCACCATGCCGGCTGTGGAAACCCCCCATTCCACCGCGCTGATGATCGCCGGCGGCCTCCTGGTCGGCCTCGGCAGCCGGATGGGCTCTGGCTGCACCAGCGGCCACGGCGTCTGCGGCATGGCGCGGATGTCGCGCCGTTCGCTCGCCGCCACCGTCACCTTCATGGCGACAGGCATCGTCACCGTGTTCGTCGTCCGCCATCTGTTCGGAGCCTGA
- a CDS encoding DUF4136 domain-containing protein has product MRMHTATILAALALAGCARTTTCDVVAFHQLPPPAGETIAVTAADAAVAADPAFADHATRVAAALGRLGYTPVADGAAAALVAEIGYGIEEEDSHTVALPVCSSHYHFGYRRFDDPYWYGYRCRPWHTLTAERYLRHLDLRIVDGTSGAALFEGRVQSQGADRDLAAVMPYLVTALFANFPGESGVVKTVTIERDSTLPPAGAAATPGPAACGGTAQG; this is encoded by the coding sequence ATGCGTATGCATACCGCGACGATCCTGGCGGCGCTGGCGCTGGCGGGCTGCGCCCGTACCACCACCTGCGACGTCGTCGCCTTCCACCAGTTGCCGCCGCCGGCGGGCGAGACGATCGCGGTGACCGCGGCCGATGCCGCGGTTGCCGCCGACCCGGCCTTCGCCGACCATGCCACCCGGGTCGCCGCCGCGCTCGGACGGCTCGGCTACACCCCCGTCGCCGACGGCGCCGCGGCCGCGCTTGTCGCCGAGATCGGCTATGGCATCGAGGAAGAGGACAGCCACACGGTCGCCCTGCCGGTGTGCTCCTCGCACTACCATTTCGGCTATCGCCGCTTCGACGACCCCTATTGGTACGGCTATCGCTGCCGGCCCTGGCACACCCTGACCGCCGAGCGCTACCTGCGTCATCTCGACCTGCGCATCGTCGACGGCACCTCCGGCGCTGCGCTGTTCGAGGGCCGGGTGCAGAGCCAGGGCGCAGACCGGGATCTCGCCGCGGTGATGCCCTATCTCGTCACCGCCCTGTTCGCGAACTTCCCCGGCGAAAGCGGGGTGGTGAAGACCGTGACGATCGAACGCGATTCGACCCTGCCGCCCGCCGGCGCCGCGGCGACCCCCGGTCCCGCAGCCTGCGGCGGCACGGCGCAGGGATAG
- a CDS encoding DUF6691 family protein, with the protein MPRILAALLIGLLFGVGLTVSQMINPAKVLGFLDVAGDWDPSLALVMAGALVVTFVGYRIVLAGRAPLLAESFQLPTKRDLDLPLIGGAAIFGIGWGLAGLCPGPAITAIGLGERDIVLFVIAMVGGMGAHHLAGARLRAA; encoded by the coding sequence ATGCCGCGCATCCTCGCCGCCCTGCTGATCGGCCTGCTGTTCGGGGTCGGCCTGACCGTCTCGCAGATGATCAACCCGGCCAAGGTGCTGGGCTTCCTCGACGTCGCCGGCGACTGGGACCCGAGCCTGGCGCTGGTAATGGCCGGCGCGCTGGTGGTGACCTTCGTCGGCTACCGTATCGTGCTGGCCGGCCGCGCGCCGCTGCTGGCCGAATCGTTCCAGCTGCCGACCAAGCGGGACCTCGACCTGCCGCTGATCGGCGGCGCGGCCATCTTCGGCATCGGGTGGGGACTGGCCGGCCTGTGCCCCGGCCCGGCCATCACCGCGATCGGACTGGGCGAACGCGACATCGTGCTGTTCGTGATCGCCATGGTCGGCGGGATGGGCGCGCATCACCTGGCCGGGGCACGCCTGCGCGCCGCTTGA
- a CDS encoding MBL fold metallo-hydrolase, translating to MNPTVKAFFDEATFTVSYVVSDPEGRKCAIVDSVLDYDPKAGRTATASADAVIAYVRANNLEVEWILETHAHADHLSAAPYLKKTLGGRTAIGEHIRTVQDTFKKVFNAEAGFRTDGSQFDHLFRDGETFRIGGLEGRVMHTPGHTPACITYVIGDAAFVGDTMFMPDYGTARCDFPGGNAGTLYDSIRKVLSLPAETRLFMCHDYKAPGRDAYAWETTVAAERSGNVHVRDGVSRDEFVAMRTARDKTLEMPVLILPSVQVNMRAGQLPPAEDNGITYLKIPVNAL from the coding sequence ATGAACCCGACAGTGAAGGCCTTTTTCGACGAGGCGACGTTCACCGTGTCCTACGTGGTGTCGGACCCCGAAGGCCGCAAATGCGCCATCGTCGATTCGGTGCTGGACTACGATCCGAAGGCGGGACGTACCGCCACGGCTTCGGCGGACGCGGTCATCGCCTATGTGCGCGCGAACAACCTCGAGGTCGAGTGGATCCTCGAGACCCACGCCCATGCCGACCACCTGTCGGCGGCGCCCTATCTGAAGAAGACGCTCGGCGGCCGCACCGCGATCGGCGAGCACATCCGCACCGTGCAGGACACCTTCAAGAAGGTGTTCAACGCGGAGGCCGGCTTTCGCACCGACGGCTCGCAGTTCGACCACCTGTTCAGGGACGGCGAGACCTTCAGGATCGGCGGGCTGGAGGGCCGGGTGATGCACACCCCGGGCCACACCCCGGCCTGCATCACCTATGTGATCGGCGACGCCGCCTTTGTCGGCGACACCATGTTCATGCCGGACTACGGCACCGCGCGCTGCGACTTCCCGGGCGGCAATGCGGGCACGCTCTACGACTCGATCCGCAAGGTGCTGTCGCTGCCGGCCGAGACCCGGCTGTTCATGTGCCACGACTACAAGGCGCCCGGCCGCGACGCATATGCGTGGGAGACCACGGTGGCGGCGGAGCGCAGCGGCAACGTCCACGTGCGCGACGGCGTCTCCAGGGACGAGTTCGTCGCCATGCGCACCGCTCGCGACAAGACGCTGGAGATGCCGGTGCTGATCCTGCCGTCGGTGCAGGTCAACATGCGCGCCGGCCAGCTGCCCCCGGCCGAGGACAACGGCATCACCTACCTGAAGATTCCGGTGAACGCGCTCTGA
- a CDS encoding cytochrome b/b6 domain-containing protein: MAETAGTVRVWDPFVRLAHWLLAIAFAVAYLTEGEPETVHVVAGYTVAAIVLLRILWGFVGPRHARFADFVYKPQTVVGYLVGLFRFRARRYVGHSPAGGAMVVLLLLALAATTGSGLTLLAVKENEGPLAPFIGMAAAPTGLIAPARADEDEAEAEDSDEGEDAATADVTQPDRRATIHQIEEIHELFANLTLLLVILHIGGVALASFAHRENLARAMVTGRKRAGD, translated from the coding sequence ATGGCCGAGACCGCCGGCACGGTGCGCGTGTGGGACCCGTTCGTCCGCCTGGCCCATTGGCTGCTGGCGATCGCCTTCGCGGTCGCCTACCTGACCGAGGGCGAGCCGGAAACGGTGCACGTGGTGGCCGGCTACACCGTCGCCGCCATCGTGCTGCTGCGCATCCTGTGGGGCTTCGTCGGGCCGCGCCATGCCCGCTTCGCCGACTTCGTCTACAAGCCGCAAACCGTCGTCGGCTATCTCGTTGGCCTGTTCCGGTTCCGCGCGCGGCGCTATGTCGGCCACAGCCCGGCCGGCGGCGCGATGGTCGTGCTTCTGCTACTGGCGCTGGCCGCGACGACCGGGTCCGGCCTGACCCTGCTGGCGGTCAAGGAGAACGAGGGCCCGCTCGCGCCGTTCATCGGCATGGCGGCGGCGCCGACCGGGCTCATCGCCCCGGCCCGGGCCGACGAAGACGAGGCCGAGGCCGAGGACTCGGACGAGGGCGAAGACGCGGCAACGGCGGACGTCACGCAACCCGATCGCCGCGCCACGATCCACCAGATCGAGGAAATCCACGAGCTGTTCGCCAACCTGACGCTGCTGCTGGTCATCCTGCACATCGGCGGAGTCGCGCTGGCCAGCTTCGCCCACCGCGAGAATCTGGCACGCGCCATGGTCACCGGGCGCAAGCGCGCCGGCGACTGA
- a CDS encoding PAN domain-containing protein: MTIRPIRLAAGLALAIGVVACVPGGFGPGGGPGAALEYGVTRTGGDYANFDLAAANPMMCRAACQADAACQAWTYVNPGVQGPNARCWLKSSVPPPTTNACCVSGVK; encoded by the coding sequence ATGACGATCCGACCGATCAGACTTGCAGCCGGCCTGGCCCTGGCAATCGGCGTGGTCGCCTGCGTGCCCGGCGGGTTCGGGCCCGGCGGCGGCCCGGGCGCGGCGCTGGAATACGGGGTCACCCGTACCGGCGGCGACTACGCCAACTTCGACCTCGCCGCCGCCAACCCGATGATGTGCCGCGCCGCCTGCCAGGCCGACGCGGCATGCCAGGCCTGGACCTATGTGAATCCCGGCGTGCAGGGCCCCAACGCGCGCTGCTGGCTGAAGTCCAGCGTTCCGCCGCCGACGACCAATGCCTGCTGCGTCTCCGGCGTGAAATAG
- the sulP gene encoding sulfate permease, with the protein MKPAQILPILGWLRTYRRADLGGDLMAGTITAIMIVPQAMAYALLAGMPPQAGLYASIAPLLAYAVFGTSRTLAVGPVAIVSLLTAAALAPVAESGSDAYVAAALVLALEVGLISVALAAIRAGHLVNFISHPVISGFTSAAAIVIGLSNLKDILGIAMPRSESVVDLLAELAGRLGDTNWVTLLIGGGGIAFLLLLRGPAARRAKRLARGRGRMLAQTAVRAGPLLLEAAATLAVFALGLDQSAGVKVVGHIPTGLPPLTLPAFDRALWLALLPAAALIALIGFLESVAVATALGAMRRQRVNANNELVGLGAANLAAAFTGGYPVTGGFGRSNVNFDAGAVTQLSAIFTAALVAVTVLVLPPLFRPLPPAALAAIIVVSVINLIDVKAFVTAWRYNKPDAAALSATFLGVLLLNVETGILIGLGVSLGLLMWRTARPHYAIVGRVGDTEHFRNVKRHAVRTDPSMLLIRIDESLFFANARFLETTIAAEAAERPQLRHVVLICSAVNVIDLSALESLETLIESLKAAGVTFHLAEVKGPVMDRLQRSHLLEHMQPGRVFLSTHEAVETLQAADALGAPVGLMAAK; encoded by the coding sequence ATGAAGCCCGCCCAGATCCTGCCCATCCTCGGCTGGCTGAGGACGTACCGGCGCGCCGATCTCGGCGGCGACCTGATGGCCGGCACCATCACCGCGATCATGATCGTGCCGCAGGCGATGGCCTATGCGCTGCTCGCCGGCATGCCGCCGCAGGCCGGGCTCTACGCCAGCATCGCACCGCTGCTCGCCTATGCCGTGTTCGGCACCAGCCGCACGCTGGCGGTCGGCCCGGTCGCAATCGTCTCGCTGCTGACCGCGGCGGCGCTGGCGCCGGTGGCCGAGTCCGGCAGCGATGCCTATGTCGCCGCGGCGCTGGTGCTGGCGCTCGAAGTCGGCCTGATCAGCGTGGCCCTGGCAGCGATCCGCGCCGGCCACCTGGTCAACTTCATCAGCCACCCGGTGATCTCCGGCTTCACCAGCGCGGCGGCCATCGTCATCGGGCTCAGCAACCTGAAGGACATCCTCGGCATCGCGATGCCGCGGTCGGAGTCGGTGGTCGACCTGCTCGCCGAGCTCGCCGGCCGCCTCGGCGACACCAACTGGGTGACGCTGCTGATCGGCGGCGGCGGCATCGCATTCCTGCTGCTGCTGCGCGGCCCGGCAGCGCGCAGGGCCAAGCGTCTCGCCCGTGGCCGCGGGCGCATGCTGGCGCAGACCGCGGTGCGCGCCGGCCCGCTGCTGCTGGAGGCCGCCGCGACCCTGGCGGTGTTCGCGCTCGGTCTCGACCAGAGCGCCGGCGTCAAGGTGGTCGGCCACATTCCCACCGGCCTGCCGCCGCTGACCCTGCCGGCGTTCGACCGGGCGCTTTGGCTGGCGCTGTTGCCGGCGGCCGCGCTGATCGCCCTGATCGGGTTTCTGGAAAGCGTCGCCGTCGCCACCGCGCTCGGCGCCATGCGGCGCCAGCGGGTCAACGCCAACAACGAACTGGTCGGCCTCGGCGCGGCCAACCTGGCGGCGGCGTTCACCGGCGGCTATCCGGTCACCGGCGGCTTCGGCCGCTCCAACGTCAACTTCGATGCCGGCGCGGTCACCCAGCTGTCGGCGATCTTCACCGCCGCGCTGGTCGCGGTCACCGTGCTGGTGCTGCCGCCGCTGTTCCGGCCGCTGCCGCCGGCGGCGCTGGCCGCGATCATCGTCGTCTCGGTGATCAACCTGATCGACGTGAAGGCGTTCGTCACCGCCTGGCGCTACAACAAGCCAGACGCGGCGGCGCTGTCGGCCACCTTCCTCGGCGTGCTGCTGCTGAACGTGGAGACCGGCATCCTGATCGGCCTCGGCGTGTCGCTGGGGCTGCTGATGTGGCGCACCGCGCGACCGCACTACGCCATCGTCGGCCGGGTCGGCGACACCGAGCACTTCCGCAACGTCAAGCGGCACGCGGTACGGACCGACCCGTCGATGCTGCTGATCCGCATCGACGAGAGCCTGTTCTTCGCCAATGCCCGCTTCCTGGAGACCACCATCGCCGCCGAGGCGGCCGAGCGCCCGCAGCTGCGCCACGTGGTGCTGATCTGCAGCGCGGTCAACGTCATCGACCTCAGCGCGCTGGAGTCGCTGGAAACGCTGATCGAATCGCTGAAGGCGGCGGGCGTGACCTTCCACCTGGCCGAGGTCAAGGGCCCGGTGATGGACCGGCTGCAGCGCAGCCATCTGCTGGAACACATGCAGCCCGGCCGCGTCTTCCTCAGCACGCACGAGGCGGTGGAGACCCTGCAGGCGGCCGATGCGCTCGGCGCCCCGGTCGGGCTGATGGCGGCGAAATAG
- a CDS encoding cation-transporting P-type ATPase, giving the protein MRRIVRADRLTGLADPAAGLTAAQAAARLAQFGPNAIVPAERAGWRDLLRDTVRDPMIWFLVAVGALMLAIGETRDGAILIAAILPLVGMDFVLHRRTRASTAGLSSRLATEATVLRDGRTASVPSTVVVPGDLALVGSGAAFPADGLIVDGSGLQVDESALTGESFPVHKRPVDLARGALRGGIDAAGWGFAGTRVLTGTARLLVVDTGADTVYGEIVRSAVQGRHERTPLQRQIGQLVGVLLVAALVLCLALAWVRLEQGFGPVDAALSALTLAVAAIPEEFPIVFTVFLGVGVYRLARRQALVRRAVVVENIGRVSCICTDKTGTLTEGRLTLAHSFPAPGGHASALLEIAALASRADNADPLDAAILRAADTPRGDEALACYPFTEDRRRETAIVRRDDGLLAATKGAPETVLALCALDEAARDRWRDQVDALAATGHKVIACASRALAAAGWPGGEPDRGFAFAGLLAFEDPLREGVAAAVADARAAAIRVVMVTGDHPATAGAIARELGLGGGQPHVVDGAQLDALLAGDGEALTRVDAVARAVPSQKLALVRALQARGEIVAVTGDGVNDVPALQAADIGIAMGERGTRSARDVGAIVLMDDNFRTIVRAIAEGRQLFQNLRLSFAYLLIFHLPFVLAAAVVPLAGEPLLYLPIHIVWIELIVHPTALLVFQGAAPRGPLAVLRRDGSRRFFTRGEWTVIAGTGGLITLAMLGSYQYGLPSGAEHARSVALVLLAVASAALTLLLARARGATAWAVAGAAFASAVLLVQVPAAADALHLTPLHLADWLLAAGGAVVAALPATLLGIAGR; this is encoded by the coding sequence ATGCGCCGCATCGTCCGTGCCGACCGCCTGACCGGCCTTGCCGACCCCGCCGCCGGACTGACGGCGGCGCAGGCGGCGGCGCGTTTGGCGCAGTTCGGGCCGAACGCCATCGTTCCGGCCGAACGCGCCGGCTGGCGCGACCTGCTGCGCGACACCGTGCGCGACCCGATGATCTGGTTCCTGGTGGCGGTCGGCGCGCTGATGCTGGCGATCGGCGAGACGCGGGACGGCGCAATCCTGATTGCGGCCATCCTGCCGCTGGTCGGGATGGATTTCGTGCTGCACCGCCGGACCCGGGCCTCGACCGCCGGCCTGAGCAGCCGGCTGGCGACCGAGGCCACCGTGCTGCGCGACGGCCGCACTGCGTCGGTGCCGTCGACCGTGGTGGTGCCGGGCGACCTGGCGCTGGTCGGCAGCGGCGCGGCATTCCCGGCCGACGGCCTGATCGTCGACGGGAGCGGGCTGCAGGTCGACGAATCCGCCCTGACCGGCGAATCGTTCCCGGTCCACAAACGGCCGGTCGACTTGGCGCGCGGTGCGCTGCGCGGCGGCATCGACGCGGCGGGCTGGGGCTTCGCCGGCACCCGCGTGCTGACCGGCACGGCACGCCTGCTGGTGGTCGATACCGGTGCCGACACCGTCTACGGCGAGATCGTGCGCAGCGCCGTTCAGGGCCGGCACGAGCGCACGCCGCTGCAGCGCCAGATCGGCCAGCTGGTCGGCGTGTTGCTGGTCGCCGCGCTGGTGCTGTGCCTGGCGCTGGCCTGGGTGCGGCTGGAGCAGGGGTTCGGCCCGGTCGATGCGGCGCTCAGCGCCCTCACCCTGGCGGTGGCCGCGATCCCGGAGGAGTTCCCGATCGTCTTCACCGTCTTCCTCGGCGTCGGCGTGTACCGCCTGGCCCGACGCCAGGCCCTGGTTCGCCGGGCCGTGGTGGTGGAGAACATCGGCCGGGTCAGCTGCATCTGCACCGACAAGACCGGCACCTTGACCGAGGGCAGGCTGACCCTCGCCCACAGCTTCCCCGCGCCCGGCGGCCATGCGTCGGCGCTGCTGGAGATCGCCGCGCTGGCCTCGCGCGCCGACAACGCCGATCCGCTGGACGCGGCCATCCTTCGCGCAGCCGATACGCCGCGCGGCGACGAGGCGCTGGCCTGCTATCCGTTCACCGAGGACCGGCGGCGCGAGACCGCGATCGTGCGCCGCGACGACGGGCTGCTCGCCGCCACCAAGGGGGCCCCCGAAACGGTGCTGGCGCTGTGCGCTCTGGACGAGGCGGCGCGCGACCGCTGGCGCGATCAGGTCGACGCGCTGGCCGCCACCGGCCACAAGGTCATCGCCTGCGCCAGCCGAGCGCTGGCCGCCGCGGGCTGGCCGGGCGGCGAGCCGGACCGCGGCTTCGCCTTCGCCGGCCTGCTGGCCTTCGAGGACCCACTGCGCGAGGGCGTCGCCGCGGCGGTCGCCGACGCCCGCGCCGCCGCGATCCGCGTGGTGATGGTGACCGGCGACCATCCAGCGACCGCCGGCGCGATCGCGCGCGAGCTCGGGCTCGGCGGCGGCCAGCCGCACGTCGTCGACGGCGCGCAGCTCGACGCGCTGCTGGCCGGCGACGGCGAGGCGCTGACCCGGGTCGACGCGGTGGCCCGTGCGGTGCCGTCGCAGAAGCTGGCCCTGGTCCGCGCGCTGCAGGCGCGCGGCGAGATCGTGGCGGTGACCGGCGACGGGGTCAACGACGTGCCGGCGCTGCAGGCGGCCGACATCGGCATCGCCATGGGCGAGCGCGGCACCCGCAGCGCGCGCGACGTCGGCGCCATCGTGCTGATGGACGACAATTTCCGCACCATCGTGCGCGCCATCGCCGAGGGCCGGCAGCTGTTCCAGAACCTCAGGCTCAGCTTCGCCTACCTGCTGATCTTCCACCTGCCGTTCGTGCTCGCCGCCGCAGTGGTGCCGCTGGCCGGCGAGCCGCTGCTCTACCTGCCGATCCACATCGTCTGGATCGAGCTGATCGTGCACCCGACCGCCCTGCTGGTGTTCCAGGGCGCGGCGCCGCGCGGGCCGCTGGCCGTGCTGCGCCGCGACGGCAGCCGCCGCTTCTTCACGCGCGGCGAGTGGACGGTGATCGCCGGCACCGGCGGCCTGATCACCCTGGCGATGCTGGGCAGCTATCAGTACGGCCTGCCGTCCGGGGCGGAGCATGCCCGCAGCGTGGCGCTGGTGCTGCTGGCGGTGGCCAGCGCCGCGCTGACGCTGCTGCTGGCCCGGGCGCGCGGCGCGACCGCCTGGGCGGTGGCCGGCGCCGCCTTCGCCTCGGCGGTGCTGCTGGTGCAGGTGCCCGCGGCAGCCGACGCGCTGCACCTGACGCCGCTGCACCTCGCCGACTGGCTGCTGGCGGCCGGCGGCGCCGTCGTCGCCGCCCTGCCTGCGACCCTGCTCGGCATCGCCGGGCGCTGA
- a CDS encoding metalloregulator ArsR/SmtB family transcription factor, translating into MQKASRRAADLMRALASENRLMLLCQLAQGEKSVGALAEALDLRQSTVSQQLALLRKDGLVTTRREAQTVHYSLAGDDARRVIEVLYALYCAPVARAANATVDVPA; encoded by the coding sequence ATGCAAAAGGCCAGCCGCAGGGCGGCCGATCTGATGCGGGCGCTGGCGAGCGAGAACCGGCTGATGCTGCTGTGCCAGCTCGCCCAGGGCGAGAAATCGGTGGGCGCGCTGGCCGAGGCGCTGGACCTGCGGCAGAGCACCGTCTCGCAGCAACTGGCGCTGTTGCGCAAGGACGGGCTGGTGACGACGCGACGCGAGGCCCAGACCGTCCATTACAGCCTTGCCGGCGACGACGCCCGCCGCGTGATCGAGGTGCTGTACGCGCTCTATTGCGCGCCCGTGGCGCGGGCGGCGAACGCGACCGTCGATGTGCCCGCCTGA
- a CDS encoding TIGR01244 family sulfur transferase, with amino-acid sequence MTIAKLADNLFVSPQIAAAELDALKAQGIRAIINNRPDGEQADQPASADLEAEAKARGLAYRHIPVVSGKITDDQVAAFDAALKEMPQPVLAFCRSGTRSTSLWALAHADEIDTELLLKRCADAGYDLAGLQPRLADRRQAASAAAAPAKRAIAGYDVVVVGGGAAGIAVASSILRLRRGTTVAIVEPSEVHHYQAAFTLVGGGVFNDADTHVPQAKCIPPGAHWIRAAVAGFEPDHNRVILEDGERVAYRTLVVCPGLKLDWEAVAGLNETLGKNNVTSNYKPGLAPYTWSLIQGMRGGQALFTQPPMPIKCAGAPQKIMYLASDWWRSQGVLNDIHIQFNNAGGVLFGVKEFVPPLMRYVERYGIDLAFNSNLKAIDGPAKKAWFAVKGEGDKVETVEKSFDMIHVCPPQCAPDFIRNSPLAAESGWFEVDQETLRHPRYETVFGLGDATTTPNAKTAAAVRKQAPVAVRNVIAALDGKPEEAVYDGYGSCPLTVERGKVVLAEFGYGGKLMPTFPFDQTKPRWSMWVLKRHILPHMYFDVLFKGREWMAKPKVVRSAPKRVAIAAPTEAESRPARAAKRAAG; translated from the coding sequence ATGACCATCGCCAAGCTGGCCGACAACCTGTTCGTCTCGCCGCAGATCGCCGCCGCCGAGCTCGACGCGCTCAAGGCGCAGGGCATCCGCGCGATCATCAACAACCGACCGGACGGCGAACAGGCGGACCAGCCCGCCAGCGCCGACCTGGAGGCCGAGGCCAAGGCGCGCGGTCTCGCCTACCGCCATATCCCGGTGGTGTCCGGCAAGATCACCGACGACCAGGTGGCCGCGTTCGACGCGGCGCTGAAGGAGATGCCGCAGCCGGTGCTGGCCTTCTGCCGGTCCGGAACGCGCTCGACCAGCCTGTGGGCGCTCGCCCATGCCGACGAGATCGACACGGAGCTGCTGCTGAAGCGCTGCGCCGACGCCGGCTACGACCTCGCCGGTTTGCAGCCGCGGCTGGCCGACCGACGCCAGGCGGCGTCCGCGGCCGCGGCGCCCGCCAAGCGCGCCATCGCCGGCTATGACGTAGTCGTGGTCGGCGGCGGCGCCGCCGGCATCGCCGTCGCGTCCAGCATCCTCAGGCTGCGCCGCGGCACCACGGTGGCCATCGTCGAGCCGTCGGAGGTCCACCACTACCAGGCGGCCTTCACGCTGGTCGGCGGCGGCGTGTTCAACGACGCCGATACCCACGTGCCGCAGGCCAAGTGCATTCCGCCCGGTGCCCACTGGATCCGCGCCGCGGTGGCCGGCTTCGAGCCCGACCACAACCGGGTGATCCTCGAGGACGGCGAGCGGGTGGCCTACCGCACCCTGGTGGTGTGCCCCGGCCTGAAGCTGGACTGGGAAGCCGTCGCGGGCCTGAACGAGACGCTGGGCAAGAACAACGTCACCAGCAACTACAAGCCGGGCCTCGCTCCCTACACCTGGTCGCTGATCCAGGGCATGCGCGGCGGCCAGGCGCTGTTCACCCAGCCGCCGATGCCGATCAAGTGCGCCGGCGCGCCGCAGAAGATCATGTACCTGGCCAGCGACTGGTGGCGCAGCCAGGGCGTGCTGAACGACATCCACATCCAGTTCAACAACGCCGGCGGCGTGCTGTTCGGCGTCAAGGAGTTCGTGCCGCCGCTGATGCGCTATGTCGAGCGCTATGGCATCGACCTGGCCTTCAACAGCAACCTGAAGGCCATCGACGGCCCGGCGAAGAAGGCGTGGTTCGCGGTCAAGGGCGAGGGCGACAAGGTGGAAACGGTGGAGAAGTCGTTCGACATGATCCACGTCTGCCCGCCGCAATGCGCCCCGGACTTCATCCGCAACAGCCCGCTGGCGGCGGAAAGCGGCTGGTTCGAGGTCGACCAGGAGACGCTGCGCCACCCGCGCTACGAGACCGTGTTCGGGCTGGGCGACGCCACGACCACGCCCAATGCGAAGACCGCCGCGGCGGTGCGCAAGCAGGCACCGGTGGCGGTGCGCAACGTGATCGCGGCGCTGGACGGCAAGCCGGAAGAGGCGGTTTACGACGGCTACGGCTCGTGCCCGCTGACGGTGGAGCGCGGCAAGGTGGTGCTGGCCGAGTTCGGCTATGGCGGCAAGCTGATGCCGACCTTCCCGTTCGACCAGACCAAGCCGCGCTGGTCGATGTGGGTGCTGAAGCGCCACATCCTGCCGCACATGTATTTCGACGTGCTGTTCAAGGGCCGCGAATGGATGGCCAAGCCCAAGGTGGTGCGATCGGCGCCGAAGCGGGTGGCGATCGCGGCACCGACCGAGGCCGAGTCCCGGCCGGCACGGGCCGCGAAGCGCGCTGCGGGCTGA